The following are from one region of the Capsicum annuum cultivar UCD-10X-F1 chromosome 1, UCD10Xv1.1, whole genome shotgun sequence genome:
- the LOC107875401 gene encoding protein QUIRKY, with protein sequence MDTMRKLIVEVIDARNLLPKDGHGTSSPYVVVDFYGQRRKTKTITRDLSPVWNEMLEFKVGKPSDVFGDMLELDVYHDKFIGPTTRNNSLGRVKLSATQFVKKGEEALIYYPLEKKYWFSWISGEIGLKIYFVEQVHVTLPEEVKMEEPKQAPASESSEPASEGETPNNTEKPPAEEVAAENPTISLEAEPEQEKLEKEAGSSVLMDPPPELPVQEDEFNQVKRSVSLGSIPEVKVSKITGPRPISRASSVSSFMSDAAALDRSLPIERSSFDLVEKMHYIFVRVVKARSLPTVGSPVVKIAVSGSHVVSKPARKTVLFEWEQTFAFGRDTPVDSSSSLLEVSVWDPLSAKSFDPASDVASGRLFLGGICFDVSEIPLRDPPDSPLATQWYRLEGGGAHRGDLMLATWVGTQADESFPEAWKSDTAGNPASKSKVYQSPKLWYLRSCVIEAQDISQLTHISKESSYQIKAQLGFQVQKTKSITTTTGSPSWNEDLVFVAAEPFTEHYLLFLLIEMARPSKEETILAVASIPLSTIERRVDDRKVASRWFTFEDPNEEKRIYQGRVHLRLCFDGGYHVMDEAAHVCSDYRPTARQLWKAPIGTVELGVIGCKNLLPMKGKGSTDAYAVAKYGNKWVRTRTVSNSLEPRWNEQYTWRVYDPSTVLTIGVFDGWEDVFESDGCKETMRPDFRIGKVRVRISTLTTGKVYRNTFPLLLLSQAGLKKMGEIELAVRFIRATPTLDFLHVYSQPLLPMMHHVKPLGMVQQDSLRFAAVKIVASHLTRSEPPLRREVVTYMLDADSHSFSMRKVRANWFRIINVIAGVIDIVKWVDDTRGWKNPTATLLVHALLMMLVWFPDLIIPTFAFYVFVIGAWNYRFRSRDTLPHFDPKISLAESLDRDELDEEFDALPCTRPNELVRTRYDKLRMLGARVQTILGDFATQGERVQALVTWRDPRATGIFIGLCFVVAFILYLVPSKMVAMAFGFYYLRHPIFRDRMPSPALNFFRRLPSLSDRML encoded by the coding sequence ATGGACACAATGAGAAAGCTAATAGTAGAAGTAATTGACGCGCGGAACCTCCTTCCTAAGGATGGCCATGGCACTTCAAGTCCTTACGTAGTTGTCGATTTCTATGGACAGAGAAGGAAGACGAAGACGATCACTCGTGATCTCAGCCCCGTATGGAATGAAATGTTGGAGTTTAAAGTCGGAAAACCCTCTGATGTTTTCGGGGACATGCTCGAGCTAGATGTTTATCATGACAAATTTATTGGCCCTACAACCAGGAATAATTCACTTGGAAGGGTCAAATTGAGTGCTACACAGTTTGTCAAGAAAGGTGAAGAAGCATTGATCTATTATCCTTTGGAGAAGAAATATTGGTTTAGTTGGATATCCGGTGAAATCggtttgaaaatttatttcgttGAACAAGTTCATGTGACTCTACCTGAAGAAGTCAAAATGGAGGAGCCTAAGCAAGCACCAGCATCTGAGTCATCAGAACCTGCATCGGAAGGTGAGACGCCAAATAACACAGAGAAGCCACCTGCAGAAGAAGTTGCCGCGGAGAATCCTACTATCAGCCTAGAAGCTGAGCCTGAACAAGAAAAGTTGGAGAAAGAAGCTGGGAGTAGTGTACTAATGGATCCACCACCAGAGTTGCCAGTACAGGAGGATGAATTTAATCAGGTGAAAAGATCTGTATCTTTAGGATCTATACCTGAAGTAAAGGTGAGCAAAATTACTGGTCCTAGGCCGATTAGTCGTGCTTCATCTGTTAGCAGCTTCATGTCGGATGCTGCTGCATTGGACAGATCACTTCCGATTGAACGGTCCTCATTTGATCTTGTAGAGAAGATGCATTACATCTTTGTTCGAGTGGTAAAAGCTCGATCACTTCCCACAGTTGGGAGCCCCGTGGTGAAAATTGCTGTTTCGGGGAGCCATGTTGTATCAAAGCCAGCCCGGAAAACAGTGTTGTTTGAGTGGGAACAAACATTTGCTTTCGGTAGAGACACACCAGTTGATTCTTCCTCCTCCCTCTTGGAAGTCTCAGTGTGGGATCCATTAAGTGCCAAGTCATTTGATCCTGCATCGGATGTGGCATCAGGACGTCTGTTTCTAGGTGGCATTTGCTTTGACGTGAGTGAGATCCCCCTACGAGACCCACCTGATAGTCCTTTGGCTACTCAATGGTATAGGCTTGAAGGAGGTGGGGCTCATAGAGGTGATCTAATGCTTGCCACTTGGGTTGGGACTCAAGCTGATGAATCATTCCCTGAAGCTTGGAAGAGCGACACTGCTGGTAATCCTGCTTCTAAATCTAAGGTATATCAATCTCCTAAATTGTGGTATTTGAGGTCATGTGTGATAGAGGCACAAGACATTTCTCAGCTCACACATATTTCAAAGGAGTCATCATATCAGATCAAGGCCCAATTGGGATTCCAAGTTCAAAAGACTAAATCCATCACCACAACTACTGGATCTCCATCTTGGAATGAAGACTTGGTCTTTGTAGCAGCTGAGCCATTTACTGAGCACTACTTGCTATTTCTCCTAATAGAAATGGCCAGGCCATCGAAAGAGGAAACCATCCTTGCAGTTGCTAGCATACCGCTCAGCACAATCGAGCGTCGAGTGGATGACCGTAAGGTGGCGTCCAGATGGTTCACATTTGAAGATCCTAATGAAGAGAAGAGAATTTACCAAGGTAGAGTCCACTTGCGCCTTTGTTTTGACGGTGGATATCATGTGATGGATGAAGCAGCCCATGTTTGTAGTGATTATCGTCCAACCGCAAGACAACTATGGAAAGCACCAATTGGGACTGTTGAATTGGGAGTTATTGGATGCAAGAACTTGTTGCCCATGAAAGGAAAGGGGTCTACGGATGCTTATGCAGTGGCTAAGTATGGCAACAAGTGGGTACGCACGCGTACTGTATCTAATAGTTTAGAACCTAGGTGGAATGAGCAGTACACTTGGAGAGTTTATGATCCATCCACTGTGCTGACTATTGGAGTATTCGATGGCTGGGAAGATGTATTCGAGTCAGATGGGTGCAAGGAGACAATGAGGCCAGATTTTCGGATTGGTAAGGTGCGTGTGCGTATTTCGACATTGACAACAGGTAAAGTGTACAGGAATACTTTCCCATTACTTTTGTTATCACAAGCTGGTTTGAAGAAAATGGGGGAGATTGAATTAGCAGTGAGATTTATACGTGCTACACCAACGCTTGATTTCTTACATGTCTATTCACAACCATTGCTACCCATGATGCATCATGTAAAGCCTCTTGGCATGGTTCAACAAGATAGTTTAAGGTTTGCAGCCGTCAAAATAGTAGCGAGCCACTTGACAAGATCCGAGCCGCCTCTTAGGCGTGAGGTTGTGACTTACATGCTTGATGCCGATTCACATTCATTCAGCATGAGAAAAGTTCGAGCAAATTGGTTCAGAATCATCAATGTCATCGCTGGCGTAATTGACATTGTCAAATGGGTAGATGACACACGTGGCTGGAAGAATCCGACTGCAACTTTACTTGTGCATGCACTGTTGATGATGCTTGTTTGGTTCCCTGACTTGATCATCCCTACATTCGCCTTCTATGTGTTTGTGATCGGTGCATGGAATTACAGGTTCAGATCTCGAGATACTTTACCTCACTTTGATCCAAAGATATCACTGGCAGAGTCACTTGATAGAGATGAGCTTGATGAAGAGTTTGATGCATTGCCTTGTACTAGACCAAACGAATTGGTACGAACCAGGTATGATAAACTGCGCATGCTTGGTGCACGAGTTCAGACAATCTTGGGAGATTTCGCAACACAAGGGGAGC